In the genome of Fusarium fujikuroi IMI 58289 draft genome, chromosome FFUJ_chr02, one region contains:
- a CDS encoding probable rcd1 protein involved in sexual development, whose amino-acid sequence MMPAAHVYGHHQFNPQGGDSAWMHQQPGAHHAHTQQQQQQVAAAAAAAVQQQQQQQQHFNRLAGAGQLPGHGQDADHSNVSEDNRRTMAFIADLLNENTREAALLELSKKREQVPELALILWHSFGVMTSLLQEIISVYTLLNPSQLTAAASNRVCNALALLQCVASHNDTRTLFLNAHIPLFLYPFLNTTSKSRPFEYLRLTSLGVIGALVKNDSSEVINFLLTTEIIPLCLRIMETGSELSKTVAIFIVQKILLDDNGLNYICATYERFYAVGTVLSNMVAQLVESQTARLLKHVVRCFLRLSDNARAREALRQCLPEPLRDATFSSVLRDDAATKRCLAQLLINLSDNVADPNSGGVSGM is encoded by the exons ATGATGCCAGCGGCGCACGTCTACGGACACCACCAATTCAACCCTCAGGGAGGAGACTCGGCTTGGATGCACCAGCAGCCTGGCGCGCATCATGCCCAtactcaacaacagcaacagcaagtAGCCGCTGcagccgccgccgccgttcagcagcagcagcagcagcagcagcacttTAACCGTCTTGCTGGCGCAGGTCAACTCCCCGGCCACGGTCAGGATGCCGATCACAGCAATGTCTCGGAGGACAACCGGCGTACCATGGCCTTCATAGccgatcttctcaacgagAACACTCGGGAGGCTGCTTTGTTGGAACTTAGTAAAAAGCGCGAGCAGGTCCCCGAGTTGGCTCTCATATTGTGGCATTCATTCG GTGTCATGACCTCTCTCCTCCAAGAGATCATTTCAGTTTACACTCTTCTTAACCCATCCCAGCTTACCGCAGCTGCCTCAAACAGAGTGTGCAATGCCCTTGCCCTCCTCCAGTGCGTAGCTTCTCACAATGATACAAGGACCTTGTTCCTCAATG CACACATTCCTCTGTTCCTCTACCCCTTTCTTAACACCACTTCCAAATCTCGGCCTTTCGAGTACCTCAGGCTCACGAGCCTGGGTGTCATCGGTGCGCTCGTCAAGAACGATTCGTCTGAAGTCATTAACTTCCTCTTGACCACAGAGATCATCCCTCTCTGCTTGCGCATCATGGAGACAGGTTCGGAACTTAGCAAGACCgtagccatcttcatcgttcaGAAGATACTTTTGGACGACAACGGCCTTAACTACATCTGTGCTACATACGAGCGTTTCTATGCTGTTGGTACAGTCCTCAGCAACATGGTTGCTCAACTTGTCGAATCACAGACCGCTCGTCTCCTCAAGCACGTTGTCAGGTGCTTCCTTCG GTTGAGTGACAACGCTCGCGCTCGTGAGGCTCTGCGTCAGTGTCTTCCTGAGCCACTCCGTGATGCTACCTTTTCGTCCGTTCTCCGTGATGACGCAGCGACCAAGAGATGCCTTGCCCAGCTGCTTATCAACTTATCGGACAACGTCGCGGATCCTAACTCTGGCGGTGTGTCCGGCATGTAA